One genomic segment of Ricinus communis isolate WT05 ecotype wild-type chromosome 5, ASM1957865v1, whole genome shotgun sequence includes these proteins:
- the LOC8277945 gene encoding phosphatidate cytidylyltransferase 1, with translation MQKDHNSTVPSTSSRLRHRKRSNEVVPEAAKENGGHLLVDDQNKYKSMWIRTCSTVWMIGSFALIVYMGHLYITAMVVVIQIYMAKELFNLLRKAHEDRHLPGFRLLNWHFFFTAMLFVYGRILSQRLVNTVTSDKFLFQLVNSLIKYHMAMCYFLYIAGFMWFILTLKKKMYKYQFGQYAWTHMILIVVFTQSSFTVANIFEGIFWFLLPASLIVINDIFAYICGFFFGRTPLIKLSPKKTWEGFIGASVTTMISAFVLANMMGRFQWLTCPRKDLSSGWLQCDPGPLFKPEYFILPEWVPQWFPWKEISILPVQWHALWLGLFASIIAPFGGFFASGFKRAFKIKDFGDSIPGHGGITDRMDCQMVMAVFAYIYHQSFVVPQSISVEMILDQILANLTFEEQYALYMKLGEMVRERVVGRS, from the exons ATGCAAAAGGATCACAACTCCACTGTCCCCTCAACATCTTCTCGCCTTCGCCATCGGAAGCGCTCCAATGAG GTTGTTCCAGAAGCTGCTAAAGAAAACGGAGGCCATTTACTGGTTGATgatcaaaataaatacaagtcCATGTGGATACGTACCTGCTCAACTGTTTGGATGATCGGGAGCTTTGCTTTGATAGTCTACATGGGTCATCTCTATATCACAGCAATGGTGGTTGTCATCCAAATATATATGGCCAAAGAGCTATTCAATCTGCTAAGGAAAGCGCATGAAGATAGGCATCTCCCAGGATTCAGACTCTTGAATTG GCATTTCTTTTTCACTGCGATGTTATTTGTGTATGGCCGAATTCTCAGTCAGCGGCTAGTCAATACTGTGACTTCAGACAAATTCTTGTTCCAGCTTGTGAACAGTCTCATCAAGTATCATATGGCTATGTGTTATTTCTTGTATATTGCAG GTTTTATGTGGTTCATTCTTACACTAAAGAAGAAGATGTACAAGTATCAATTTGGCCAGTATGCATGGACACATATGATTCTTATTGTGGTGTTTACACAGTCCTCTTTTACTGTGGCCAATATTTTTGAAGGGATTTTCTG GTTTCTTCTTCCAGCCTCACTAATTGTCATCAATGACATATTTGCTTATATCTGTGGTTTCTTCTTTGGAAGAACCCCTTTGATTAAGTTATCACCAAAGAAAACTTGGGAGGGGTTCATTGGAGCCTCTGTCACTACTATGATATCTGCGTTTGTG CTGGCAAATATGATGGGCCGTTTTCAGTGGCTAACATGTCCAAGAAAG GATTTATCGAGTGGTTGGCTTCAATGTGATCCTGGACCTTTATTTAAGCCGGAGTACTTCATCTTACCAGAATGGGTTCCTCAATGG TTTCCATGGAAAGAAATCTCCATTCTACCTGTTCAATGGCATGCTTTATGGCTTGGTTTGTTTGCATCAATAATAGCACCTTTTGGGGGCTTCTTTGCAAGTGGTTTCAAAAGAGCTTTTAAGATCAAG GATTTTGGTGACAGTATCCCTGGACATGGGGGAATTACAGATCGAATGGATTGCCAG ATGGTAATGGCTGTGTTTGCATACATCTATCATCAATCGTTCGTTGTGCCTCAAAGTATATCGGTTGAAATGATCTTAGATCAG ATATTGGCAAACCTTACTTTTGAGGAGCAATATGCCTTGTACATGAAGCTTGGGGAAATG